One window from the genome of Rhodococcus sp. ABRD24 encodes:
- a CDS encoding YciI family protein, with protein sequence MKYLMLINAESAEPNAGCTPEDWMVYDKEVKDAGIFVSGESLADLVTATSVRVGDDGQRTITTDGPFAETREVLGGFYVIDVPHLDVALDWAARCPGSRGGGRIVVRPVADWD encoded by the coding sequence ATGAAGTACCTGATGCTGATCAACGCAGAATCCGCCGAGCCAAATGCGGGATGCACTCCTGAGGACTGGATGGTCTACGACAAGGAGGTCAAGGACGCCGGAATCTTCGTTTCGGGGGAATCGCTGGCCGATCTGGTGACGGCAACCAGCGTGCGCGTGGGGGACGACGGCCAGCGCACCATCACGACGGACGGTCCGTTCGCCGAGACCCGGGAGGTGCTCGGCGGCTTCTACGTGATCGACGTGCCCCACCTGGACGTCGCCCTCGACTGGGCGGCGCGCTGTCCGGGCTCGCGTGGCGGTGGCCGCATCGTGGTGCGCCCGGTGGCTGACTGGGACTGA